In one window of Zingiber officinale cultivar Zhangliang chromosome 11A, Zo_v1.1, whole genome shotgun sequence DNA:
- the LOC122032777 gene encoding uncharacterized protein LOC122032777, translating into MSGIIWNMRGFGNLATQRRALFLRRHHHLSFLAVLEPMVDLDCRYMARRMGFEEVVSNKSGKVWFFWESTIACKVLFDHDQFLHLELSSQLFPSSMIVTVVYAKCTRLERSVLWESLEELRPEGDRLWLVGGDFNVISSMEEHSAGVLARPGAMEDFNNFIMLAGLVDAGFVGDRYTWTNNRVWKRLDRVLLSPSWGSLDFTVRVEHLSRAASDHCPLLVEFPGFQKPRASFRFQRMWVRHRDFMQTVRLNWCYLVWHRDCRGYR; encoded by the coding sequence ATGTCTGGCATCATATGGAACATGAGGGGGTTTGGGAATTTGGCGACACAGAGGAGGGCTCTGTTTCTGAGACGACATCATCATCTGAGTTTCTTAGCAGTGTTGGAGCCTATGGTTGATTTGGACTGCAGGTACATGGCTCGGCGCATGGGGTTTGAGGAGGTAGTCTCTAATAAATCTGGGAAGGTTTGGTTTTTCTGGGAGTCTACTATTGCTTGTAAAGTTTTGTTTGATCATGACCAGTTCCTACACTTGGAGCTTTCTTCGCAGCTGTTTCCTTCTTCTATGATTGTGACAGTGGTCTATGCCAAGTGTACGAGGTTAGAGAGGAGCGTATTATGGGAGAGCTTGGAGGAGCTGAGGCCAGAGGGCGACAGATTGTGGCTAGTGGGAGGAGACTTCAATGTCATATCTAGCATGGAGGAGCACTCAGCAGGAGTTCTAGCTAGGCCAGGGGCCATGGAGGATTTCAATAATTTTATCATGCTTGCTGGACTGGTGGATGCAGGTTTTGTTGGGGACAGGTACACATGGACGAATAACAGGGTGTGGAAGAGGTTGGATAGGGTTCTCTTGTCCCCCTCCTGGGGCAGTCTGGATTTCACAGTCAGAGTGGAGCATTTGAGCAGGGCAGCTTCAGATCACTGTCCCCTACTTGTGGAGTTCCCAGGCTTCCAGAAGCCGAGGGCCTCCTTTAGATTTCAGAGGATGTGGGTGCGGCACAGGGATTTTATGCAGACGGTGAGGCTGAATTGGTGTTACCTAGTGTGGCACAGGGACTGCAGAGGCTACAGATGA